The DNA window ATTTTCAAGAGCATTGACCAAAGAACCGCCTTCACCAGCAGAAACTTTTTCTGTTTCACTTTGAACCATTTGCTGCATCTCATTTTGGGGATTCGAAACGGTATTAGTATCCAATTGTTCAGAAGCTACTACCGATGCATCATCAGTTCCCACATTCGGATTGCCCTTTCCTGCACGAACCTTAGAGaattttttcttaaagtttttcTTCCTAAACCGTGCCTTCTTTGGCTTTGGCTTTGGAGATTTCAGAGGCTCCTCAACATTGGGATTTGATTCGAGGCTTCGTTTCTTGCTGGGAAGCACAGTCAACTGAGCATTTTCAATTTGTTTACTGTAGGACTCAGAAGCACTAGACTGGATAGCTAAAAGTGCAGTTCTAGCAGCTTTAATCTCAGCCTCTTTTTTTGTTCTTGCTGCAGCACCAATATATCGAATTCCCCCAATCTCGATGGAACATGAAAAGAGAGCTGCTCGGCCAGGGGCTTCATCCTTCTGACATTGATATAAAGGGATAGCATAGTTCATTTTCTGAGTGTACTCCTGCAGCAGATTCTTGCATAATCCAGTTTCATGCTGGGAAAGCACACACACAAAACAGTCACTCATGAATGTGATCCCGAGGGCTCAATATAAACTGCAATAACACATTGCCAAAGAAGGGAAAAAAATAGAACATCAAATCAGCTTTTTTTTCTGTGTGAGGACAAGAATACGGCCATCTTATATTATCCGAAATAATTATAGCTAGCAGATGTAGCTGAAACACTTTGCTCAAAACTGAAAGAGTCACTAACAAGATCTACATTAATCAGTCATTTGCAGGGTTTACTCAGTTCTATTTCTTTGCAACACCCCATAACAGAATTAATCATACAAGGAATTAGAATACGAAAGAAACAATGTGGTGTGCTTTTCATCAACTCTGAGGTTAATCTTTTTATTCTCATTACACAAAAATACTAGAAAGGCTAAAATAGAAAAAGCTTACAACTGGTTGAGAGATGCATTGATTGACATCACCCCTGGCACCATCAGATTTAGCTAACTCCCTAAGAGCAACTTCAGCAGCTGACTGCTCGGCTGCCTTTCGGTTGGAAAATCCAGGCAAGGAATCGTATCTGACATTATTTACAATCACGGTTGACTTAAAAAATGGCTCATGGGAGGGACCTTCTTTAGTAGTCTCATACACAGGAGTACCTACTCCCACCTTTTGAGCATACTCCTGTAATCGGCTCTTGAATACATAGCAATTTGAAACACCTAACATTGAAATTGAAATTAAACATGAAAAACAAATTTAGTGGGCATCTCATACTGTTGACATTTCAAAGAATGTACATCACCAGTACCTATCTACCTGCTATATTCAGGTGaagcttaaaaaaaaatcacatttagaAACATAAAACTCGCTCTAGGTCTCTATAATTAGATGCAATGCAACCTAATTATAGAGACCTACTATCACTTTTTGAGCATACTCCTGCAATCGGCTTTTGAATACATAGCAACTTGAAGGTTCGTGTGGTACGCTGTATTAAGTTTATATTGtataattaaattgtattttatatccTATTTTTATATGCTAAATTTGAATCTATTGTATATTTATAAACCAATCAAACTTAATATCACTTatactttttaatataatactatacaacaaaatcatacaatacaatacggtaTAATACGGTATACCAAACGAACTTGAAACACCTACATTTGACATGGAATCATCAATTTATAAAACTTTGAATACCAAACATGAAAACCTAATTTGATGGGCATCTAAGTTAGTTGAGACTTAAGTCATTTTGAGCTTAAAAGTCTCTTAACAATGTACATGATCAGAATCCATCTCTATGATCTATCTACCTGCCATTTTCAGGTGAACCCATCCTAGGTCTCTATTAAATTAGATGTTTCTCACCCTAGTAAGAACAAAGTCACATATAGACCAAACCCTAAACAAAGGTTTAAGTAGAAAGAAACCTAGAATtcagaaaacaaaacaaaacaaaaaagataAGAAGATGTTAATGTTGATAAATCAGAGATAGTTTGATTATGAATACCTGGAACAGGATTGGGAACTCTTAACATGGTGAGAGAAAGAGAATGCAAacaagttgttgttgttgttgaggCTGATCAACTCACCACTCTAAAACATTTCCCACCTGAAATTTGGTTTCCTCTAATTCCTCTGATAACAATACTTGGTGATGGAGGAGGGTCCTTTGTCTTTGTTGGTATCCATTGATGCCCACCTCTGATTTCTGCCGTTTTTCTCGTGCCCAGAAGAATGAGAGGAAGTGGGAAAGGAAGAGGAACTGTGCAGAGACCCTTTTTATACCAGCAAATTCGGGCGGGTGCCCACGGGTCAATTGGATCGACCCGACCCGAATAAAGTTTGGGTTTTTTAAGCGTTTATTATATTAAGCGGAACCCTCAAAATCAAAACTTTGAGACCTTTCTCAGCTCCGAACTCTTGCAgccgtcttcttcttcttcttcttcttcgaaaTCCGACAGTTCGAGAGTTCATCAGGTTTGTGTGGCCTTTTTTGGTTTTCTTTCTCGTTCTTCGgtttttgttttataataaaTGTTGAAATGCAAGTGTTGAAGGGTTTTATTGGGTTTGTAAAAATGAATTGAATTGAGTTTGAGCTTTTCACGATGCTAATTCTGTATGCATTGATTTCAATTTGTTGTCCTTGTTATGACATTCACAGTTTTgaatttaaaactaattaagagaACAAGCTTGTATACTATGATTGTTGATTGTATAATCAGTCTTAATTTatgattaatatgttatttCAAGTTACTTAATAAGTTTGTtcgaaagaaagaaagaaactgAGTTTGTGTGTTTTTTGGGTGTGAAATTATTGTCAAATTTGCCAAATTAACAAAAACAACTCACTTAACAGTGCAATTTTCAGTGTAATTCATACAAAGTTAATTtgctaataaaaatatttaaaaaaatcattttactaATAAAAATTTTCATAAAGGTTGAGTTGGAGGTTATGAGAGAATGGGCAGTAGTGGTTTGAAGGATATTTTGGCTACAGTAGTTAAGGTGGGAGTGAGTGAAGCAAGGGCAAGGATATTTGGGCATGTTCTTAACCCAACTGGCCAAAGATCTTCACACAAGTTGTTACGCAAGAAACTCATTGGTGACAAAGTTTCTCAATGGTATCCACATGATATCACCAAGGATGATCCTCTTATCATGGCTCGAAAAGAACAAGAGTAACCTCTCTTACTCATCACTCCACTTTCTACATTCATTTCATACTTATATACCTAACCTAACTGTTGTCATTGTTTTGCTTTTTTACATGCCTACTTTTGCATCTAGTTAGAATGAGTTATAATGAGACCGAGACGGGGTTGAGGAGGAAAGGGGCATTACTGAATTTGTTGCCCAgaattatgaaaaagaaaataagtaTGCCATGGGAATAAATAAGCTGCTCTAGACTCTAGTCACAAACAAAGCACACACAaagaaatagagagaaaaactATAAGATACATTTGAAGTTTGGTGTCAAGTAAAGGTTGATAGGGGTTAAGAGGAGATTTGGTTGTTTGATACCCGAAAATGagatgggaaatttgattttctatacttagaaaatcaaaaaatttgatttctaaaccaataatttaaaccctaaaaaaactatacttttttttcaaaaccccaaaaatacccccaaacatctctctctctctctatctcggccggtcccaagaatcccacaccccaggtccgatggtcggaccatggggtccgatggggtccgaccaatcggacccatcggaccccaaggtccgaccaacggacctctctcttcccctctctctctcaaatcgcagaaaaaaaaaaaaaaaaaatttcacggacggtcggaccttggg is part of the Cannabis sativa cultivar Pink pepper isolate KNU-18-1 chromosome 5, ASM2916894v1, whole genome shotgun sequence genome and encodes:
- the LOC115716448 gene encoding uncharacterized protein LOC115716448, with protein sequence MGSSGLKDILATVVKVGVSEARARIFGHVLNPTGQRSSHKLLRKKLIGDKVSQWYPHDITKDDPLIMARKEQERLSRLEMLKRRGKGPPKKGQGKRASKRK
- the LOC115716447 gene encoding double-stranded RNA-binding protein 1, translated to MLRVPNPVPGVSNCYVFKSRLQEYAQKVGVGTPVYETTKEGPSHEPFFKSTVIVNNVRYDSLPGFSNRKAAEQSAAEVALRELAKSDGARGDVNQCISQPVHETGLCKNLLQEYTQKMNYAIPLYQCQKDEAPGRAALFSCSIEIGGIRYIGAAARTKKEAEIKAARTALLAIQSSASESYSKQIENAQLTVLPSKKRSLESNPNVEEPLKSPKPKPKKARFRKKNFKKKFSKVRAGKGNPNVGTDDASVVASEQLDTNTVSNPQNEMQQMVQSETEKVSAGEGGSLVNALENGKSTVSYSNQSNSENNLPPPVSFNVALTDSTSTAMAKVETSIATETKVIESEQNFQASEKPA